In Methanothermococcus thermolithotrophicus DSM 2095, one DNA window encodes the following:
- a CDS encoding ATP-binding cassette domain-containing protein, with protein MTVIVKNLTKKYGEKTVLDNLSFEVKKGEILGIIGRSGAGKSTLINILRGSEKSYDGEVEIFGKTGNFRGITAIHLQRNFALWAEPAIYNIIRKIYAVRNNSDESLPMEYEWEEYEKTALEILKLVGLEHKKNAFSNILSGGEKQRLILGRQIAKMYETGEGVLLLDEPATMSCPASKQALLDVLKNINEKLNITIIITSHLPEIHKYLCHRCILIEDGKIKMEGAPEEVVNEFLKDLKEPYFRKTTPSDNSIIEVKDVSKRYFVVRGGETLNMKNVSFDVKEKEILSIIGPSGTGKSVLLRLLAGVELPDSGAVKIEGIDLSDYGWERINLRRKIGVMHQEFSLTPYLTLEEILKYRLGIKGEKALANAKLKSKELGLSPKVVDGLYQLIDLPEPEMKNKLEKLGVSEDVIKYLFPAVAEELNSKEILSALDLDESVLKKTPRELSGGEKVRAAIALQLVSKPKILLLDEPFGDLDPVTLRDVSNYLKKINDELGTTIVLISHHVELIKEISDRAVLIDEGKIIAQGAPEEVCELFIERSNSKFLNNKTIKNIK; from the coding sequence ATGACCGTTATAGTTAAAAATCTAACAAAAAAATACGGAGAAAAAACCGTATTGGACAATTTAAGTTTTGAAGTAAAAAAAGGCGAGATTTTAGGAATAATTGGGAGGTCTGGTGCAGGTAAATCCACATTGATTAATATACTCAGAGGGTCCGAAAAATCCTACGATGGAGAAGTTGAAATATTCGGTAAAACAGGTAATTTTAGGGGAATAACAGCCATACATTTACAAAGAAACTTTGCACTATGGGCTGAGCCTGCAATATATAATATAATAAGGAAAATCTATGCGGTAAGAAACAACTCTGATGAAAGCTTACCAATGGAATACGAATGGGAAGAATACGAAAAAACTGCCCTGGAAATTTTAAAATTAGTTGGATTGGAACATAAGAAGAATGCATTTTCAAATATACTCAGTGGTGGAGAAAAACAGAGGTTGATATTGGGAAGGCAAATAGCCAAAATGTACGAGACTGGAGAAGGAGTTTTATTGTTGGACGAACCTGCTACAATGTCATGTCCTGCTTCAAAACAAGCGCTCTTAGATGTTTTAAAGAACATTAACGAAAAATTAAACATAACAATAATAATAACATCCCATCTTCCTGAAATTCACAAATACCTGTGCCATAGGTGCATCCTTATAGAAGATGGAAAAATAAAGATGGAAGGAGCTCCTGAAGAAGTTGTAAATGAATTCTTAAAAGATTTAAAAGAACCGTACTTTAGAAAAACAACACCATCTGACAACAGTATAATTGAAGTAAAGGATGTTTCAAAGAGATACTTTGTTGTTCGAGGTGGAGAAACACTCAATATGAAGAATGTATCATTCGATGTTAAAGAAAAGGAGATTTTATCAATTATTGGTCCTAGCGGTACAGGTAAATCCGTCCTTTTAAGACTTCTTGCAGGAGTTGAGCTCCCAGATAGTGGTGCTGTAAAAATAGAAGGAATCGATTTAAGTGATTACGGCTGGGAAAGGATAAATTTAAGAAGAAAGATAGGTGTAATGCATCAGGAATTTTCGTTAACTCCTTATTTAACACTTGAGGAAATTTTAAAGTATAGGTTGGGAATAAAAGGTGAAAAGGCATTGGCAAATGCAAAATTAAAATCCAAAGAGTTAGGACTGTCTCCAAAAGTTGTAGATGGACTCTACCAGTTAATAGACCTACCAGAACCTGAGATGAAAAACAAGCTGGAAAAATTGGGAGTTAGTGAGGACGTTATTAAGTATTTATTCCCTGCAGTTGCTGAAGAATTGAACTCAAAAGAGATATTGAGTGCACTGGATTTAGATGAAAGCGTTCTGAAAAAAACACCAAGAGAACTAAGTGGCGGAGAAAAAGTAAGAGCCGCAATTGCTTTACAGCTGGTATCAAAACCAAAAATTCTTTTATTGGATGAGCCATTTGGAGACTTGGACCCTGTAACCTTAAGGGATGTTTCAAACTACCTTAAAAAAATAAACGATGAGTTAGGAACTACCATTGTTTTAATAAGTCACCATGTAGAATTGATTAAGGAGATAAGCGATAGGGCGGTATTGATTGACGAAGGGAAAATAATTGCACAGGGAGCTCCTGAAGAAGTGTGTGAATTATTTATCGAGAGAAGTAATTCAAAATTCCTCAACAATAAAACAATTAAAAATATTAAATAA
- a CDS encoding cation:proton antiporter subunit C, with product MDLQMASFITAGLLMVVGLYGTFFVDNVIKKIIALSALGNGVNLTLIAIGYTGGIVPIKSPEMAFSLFSVVSTYPLPQALVLTNIVIEASMLAIMLALSIVFYRKYKTLKSSVILKED from the coding sequence ATGGATTTACAAATGGCTTCATTTATAACTGCTGGGCTTCTAATGGTGGTTGGGTTGTATGGAACTTTCTTTGTTGACAATGTTATTAAAAAAATTATCGCCTTATCTGCATTGGGAAATGGTGTAAATTTAACACTAATTGCGATAGGATATACTGGAGGAATAGTTCCAATAAAATCTCCTGAAATGGCATTTTCCCTATTTTCTGTTGTAAGTACATACCCACTTCCCCAGGCCCTGGTGTTAACAAACATAGTTATTGAAGCATCAATGCTGGCTATAATGCTTGCACTTTCAATAGTATTCTACCGAAAATATAAAACACTTAAGTCTTCTGTAATTTTGAAAGAGGATTAA
- the ehbF gene encoding energy conserving hydrogenase EhbF, translating to MNLLPLIVVFPLMMAIVFNYIYGKNKLIKFITFLMAGLLLILPFIGSYGYYYFGGHGLESGLISGISYLYTPVKQIIILTLMLIGSLVLITGMGEKKVNGLFVALTLMGLASVSAVVLADDLFNIYVFYEIVAIAQTGLVIASGTENAYRAAFRYLLTGTFAGSLLLLGVAFLLASTGTLNISDMHNYLLNNPASPTIYGGLLMLVIGLCYGSGFPPFHTVKADLYARAKPFMASVLQTFSKFILVAMMIVIFKLFYGLPFFNSAHGALIALSVFGMVFGVVMALLQSDYRKLLSYHAISQGGYVAAGLALGTPLGIVAGIFHAINHVIYKSALFLGANIVGKKKSNNLEKLGGLLPVIPTAAFMVLCAKLAISGVPLFNGFQSKLLLVEAAMNANLPELAIIMILVSIGTFVSMMKAFYLIYLKPCSEEQLEEYKKVKISRYEIFSLAVLTFLCILLGIYPNLVTDYIYPFANEIGRVWSL from the coding sequence ATGAATTTACTTCCTCTGATTGTAGTGTTCCCACTTATGATGGCTATAGTATTTAACTATATATACGGCAAAAATAAGTTGATCAAGTTTATAACATTTTTAATGGCAGGTTTGCTTTTGATACTTCCTTTTATTGGAAGCTATGGGTATTACTATTTTGGGGGACATGGATTAGAAAGCGGACTGATTTCTGGAATTTCGTACTTGTACACTCCTGTAAAACAGATCATAATCCTTACTTTGATGTTGATAGGTTCTCTAGTTCTTATTACTGGAATGGGTGAAAAGAAAGTAAATGGTTTATTTGTAGCTTTAACTTTAATGGGTTTAGCCAGCGTTTCAGCGGTAGTTTTAGCAGACGATTTATTCAATATCTATGTGTTTTATGAGATTGTAGCAATAGCCCAGACTGGACTTGTTATAGCCTCAGGAACTGAAAACGCATACAGGGCTGCATTTAGGTATCTTTTAACTGGGACTTTTGCAGGATCTTTGTTACTGTTAGGTGTGGCATTTTTACTGGCTTCAACTGGAACTCTAAATATTTCCGATATGCACAATTATCTTCTAAATAATCCTGCATCTCCCACCATATATGGCGGGCTTTTGATGCTTGTTATTGGGCTTTGTTATGGTAGTGGTTTCCCTCCGTTCCATACAGTTAAAGCAGATTTGTATGCAAGGGCCAAACCTTTCATGGCATCAGTACTTCAAACATTCTCCAAGTTTATCCTTGTAGCAATGATGATAGTGATTTTCAAACTGTTCTATGGGCTCCCATTCTTTAACTCAGCTCATGGAGCTCTAATCGCACTTTCAGTATTTGGGATGGTATTTGGAGTTGTAATGGCATTACTACAGAGTGATTATAGGAAGCTTCTTTCATACCATGCCATAAGTCAAGGGGGATACGTTGCGGCAGGTCTTGCACTTGGAACACCTCTAGGAATCGTGGCAGGTATATTCCATGCAATAAATCACGTTATCTATAAGAGTGCCTTATTCTTGGGGGCAAATATCGTAGGTAAGAAAAAATCAAACAATCTGGAAAAATTGGGAGGACTCTTGCCTGTAATTCCAACTGCTGCATTTATGGTTTTATGTGCAAAGCTTGCAATAAGTGGGGTTCCGCTTTTCAACGGATTTCAAAGTAAACTTTTACTTGTAGAGGCTGCTATGAATGCAAATTTACCTGAGTTGGCAATTATAATGATTTTAGTTAGTATAGGTACGTTTGTTTCAATGATGAAGGCGTTCTACCTGATTTACTTAAAACCATGTAGTGAGGAACAGCTTGAAGAGTACAAGAAAGTCAAGATCTCAAGGTACGAAATATTTTCCCTTGCAGTGCTTACATTCCTATGTATATTGCTTGGAATCTATCCAAACCTTGTAACCGACTACATATACCCATTTGCGAATGAAATTGGAAGAGTTTGGAGTTTGTAA
- a CDS encoding Na(+)/H(+) antiporter subunit B yields MTISREVAVSLSYVIFGSAILYSTLNINVVEGVNYIYTHGYIVPNLVTAVLFDWRSFDTLGECLILVNSVLVTGMVFGRGLFGHDFLKEVYGNSGVSHDEVSDGFTPIIKVLAMPMSIVLMALGLVIILGGHITPGGGFQGGSLIAAAYILGIVAFGSESPLEFKHGFLEFLESFGALLFMILGLLGIVVSGYYLFNFNSFFGMPVFLSPAGLENTGIIPYLNIAVGLKVLAGLSTLTFLLTSEKVIKEHINKI; encoded by the coding sequence ATGACGATAAGTCGGGAAGTTGCAGTTTCTTTATCATATGTTATATTTGGTTCGGCAATTTTGTATTCTACATTAAACATAAATGTGGTTGAAGGGGTTAATTATATCTACACTCATGGATACATAGTTCCAAACCTTGTAACCGCGGTTTTGTTTGATTGGAGGAGCTTTGATACTCTTGGGGAATGTTTAATTTTAGTTAATTCTGTTCTAGTTACTGGAATGGTATTTGGAAGAGGATTATTTGGTCATGATTTTCTCAAAGAAGTTTATGGAAACAGCGGTGTAAGCCATGATGAAGTATCAGACGGATTTACCCCAATAATAAAAGTTTTAGCAATGCCTATGAGCATCGTTTTAATGGCTTTAGGGCTTGTTATAATTCTTGGGGGTCATATAACTCCAGGGGGAGGATTTCAAGGGGGTTCTTTAATAGCGGCTGCATATATCCTCGGTATAGTGGCATTTGGGTCAGAAAGTCCTTTGGAATTTAAACATGGATTTTTAGAATTCCTTGAGAGTTTTGGGGCATTATTATTTATGATACTTGGTCTCTTGGGAATTGTGGTTTCAGGATATTATCTATTTAACTTCAACAGCTTCTTTGGCATGCCGGTATTTTTATCGCCAGCTGGCTTGGAAAATACTGGGATAATTCCTTATCTAAACATTGCGGTAGGATTAAAGGTTTTAGCGGGTTTATCTACACTTACATTCTTGCTAACTAGTGAAAAAGTTATCAAAGAACATATCAATAAAATCTAG
- a CDS encoding 4Fe-4S binding protein translates to MIVTDVKKCKLCKDEEVAPECIKVCPTNAVKVVADKAFSCITCGTCARECPTKAIKKNEYGGYYVDRKKCTGCGICANVCPISIIEIIDDEKIGKKHPMGICVMCGLCAEACPNHARMCLNVSEMKSMKNKVLLDRYLMIFKTHGNIKEHIQEEKPAKIIKEKDKRKIRTSIDIDIGGKCVECGRCIYLCPKNTILEKEEVDGCTGCNICELVCPNEAIEYGVVDEEKCVLCGNCIEKCPKEALEIKNFKIVKTKEDEKATPLKHCINCGLCVDRCPSEALRIENSKILYDPSICSLCNTCVKICPQGVRVNKGDRSEAKSVKSQSDFNFEPSVRCNEMRSISSNYVDGGCVLCNICVKNCPEDAIQIKEVEKFEIIKDVNCIGCGTCSNVCPNDAITVKITKFSPKVSSEVIFDDNCVMCENCAIHCPRDVIPNTTGHKKVVDRENSYIRTDMDYCIECGLCNKICPNEAIDKGKIDWDNCELCSACVNICPTHAVNIYRTWVERP, encoded by the coding sequence ATGATTGTAACCGACGTAAAAAAATGTAAACTATGTAAAGATGAAGAAGTAGCTCCCGAATGCATTAAAGTATGTCCCACAAATGCAGTTAAGGTAGTGGCAGATAAGGCTTTTTCATGTATAACCTGCGGAACCTGTGCAAGGGAATGTCCAACAAAGGCGATAAAAAAGAACGAATACGGCGGATATTACGTAGATAGAAAAAAATGTACTGGCTGTGGAATTTGTGCAAATGTATGCCCTATAAGCATAATTGAGATAATAGATGATGAAAAAATTGGGAAAAAGCATCCAATGGGAATCTGCGTAATGTGCGGTTTATGTGCTGAAGCCTGCCCAAATCATGCGAGAATGTGCCTCAATGTAAGCGAAATGAAGAGTATGAAAAATAAGGTGCTTCTTGACAGGTATTTAATGATATTTAAGACGCATGGAAATATCAAGGAACATATTCAGGAAGAAAAACCTGCTAAAATAATAAAAGAAAAGGATAAAAGGAAAATAAGGACTTCAATAGATATAGATATAGGCGGCAAATGTGTTGAGTGCGGTAGATGCATTTACCTATGTCCAAAAAACACGATATTGGAAAAAGAGGAAGTTGATGGCTGTACAGGATGTAATATTTGTGAGTTAGTCTGTCCAAATGAAGCTATTGAATATGGGGTTGTAGACGAAGAGAAATGTGTTTTATGTGGAAACTGCATAGAAAAATGTCCAAAAGAAGCCCTGGAAATAAAGAACTTCAAGATAGTTAAAACTAAAGAGGATGAAAAGGCCACTCCATTGAAACATTGTATAAACTGCGGCTTATGTGTTGATAGATGTCCTTCTGAAGCTTTAAGGATTGAAAATAGTAAAATTCTTTACGACCCATCAATATGTAGTTTATGTAATACTTGTGTTAAAATCTGCCCTCAAGGAGTTAGAGTCAACAAAGGAGATCGGAGCGAAGCGAAGAGTGTAAAATCACAAAGTGATTTTAACTTCGAACCTTCGGTTCGATGCAACGAAATGCGAAGCATTTCGTCTAATTATGTGGATGGTGGCTGTGTCTTATGCAATATCTGTGTTAAAAACTGCCCTGAAGATGCCATACAGATAAAAGAAGTTGAAAAGTTCGAAATAATAAAGGATGTTAACTGTATAGGTTGCGGCACCTGTTCAAATGTCTGTCCAAACGATGCTATAACTGTAAAAATTACCAAATTTTCTCCAAAAGTTTCAAGCGAAGTTATATTTGACGATAACTGCGTAATGTGTGAAAACTGTGCTATACACTGTCCAAGGGACGTTATTCCAAATACAACAGGCCATAAAAAAGTTGTAGATAGGGAAAACTCATACATTAGGACTGATATGGATTACTGTATAGAATGCGGTCTCTGTAACAAAATATGTCCTAATGAAGCTATAGATAAAGGTAAAATAGATTGGGATAACTGTGAGCTCTGCTCTGCCTGTGTGAATATATGTCCTACGCATGCGGTTAATATTTACAGAACATGGGTTGAGAGACCGTAA
- a CDS encoding 4Fe-4S binding protein codes for MDLKNLARVFISGFYENLERIVFGTDRYTSTEMRNKILAGIELPKSVFDELCIGCGGCANTCPTKAIEMIPVEPVNLTENYVKDAVPKINDEKCIYCLYCHDFCPVFALFNEVSPIHPRHVGDEHIEIDLSKLLEKPVEIPEEQIKKIANILSINISKIIQDEKKQRQKIDLKDRIN; via the coding sequence ATGGATTTAAAAAACCTTGCCAGAGTTTTTATTTCAGGATTTTACGAAAACCTTGAAAGAATAGTTTTTGGAACCGACAGGTACACCTCAACTGAAATGAGAAACAAAATATTGGCTGGAATAGAGCTCCCTAAATCAGTATTTGATGAGCTCTGTATTGGGTGCGGTGGATGTGCAAATACCTGTCCAACGAAAGCTATTGAGATGATTCCAGTAGAACCTGTGAATCTAACTGAAAATTATGTAAAAGATGCAGTTCCAAAAATAAACGATGAAAAATGTATTTACTGCCTTTACTGCCATGATTTCTGCCCGGTATTTGCGTTATTCAATGAGGTATCTCCAATACATCCAAGACATGTTGGAGATGAACACATTGAGATAGATTTATCAAAATTGCTTGAAAAGCCTGTGGAGATTCCAGAGGAACAGATAAAGAAAATAGCCAATATTCTTTCCATAAATATTTCAAAAATTATTCAGGATGAAAAAAAGCAAAGGCAAAAAATAGATCTTAAAGATAGGATTAATTAA
- a CDS encoding NADH-quinone oxidoreductase subunit B family protein: MLKELSRKKCIHIMLVYTGGCNGCDIEVVNCVLSPYYDVEQYNVFLTWNPREADILVVTGCVTKAVSESLKKIYDEIPEPKAVVSVGACALMGGVYNNIGGDLGTSNFIDGPVDNIIPVDIKVPGCPPRPEDVIDGVIKALPKILEDSE, from the coding sequence ATGTTAAAGGAACTTTCAAGAAAGAAGTGTATTCACATAATGCTGGTTTACACTGGAGGATGCAACGGTTGCGATATTGAGGTTGTAAACTGTGTACTTTCCCCATATTATGATGTAGAACAGTATAATGTATTTTTAACTTGGAATCCAAGGGAAGCTGATATTTTAGTTGTTACCGGATGCGTTACAAAGGCTGTTTCAGAATCACTTAAGAAAATATACGATGAAATTCCTGAACCTAAGGCAGTTGTTTCAGTTGGGGCCTGTGCATTAATGGGTGGGGTTTATAACAACATAGGCGGAGATTTAGGAACTTCGAATTTTATAGATGGTCCTGTTGATAATATAATTCCCGTAGATATTAAAGTTCCAGGATGTCCACCAAGACCTGAGGATGTAATAGATGGTGTAATAAAAGCCCTACCTAAGATTTTAGAGGATTCGGAGTGA
- a CDS encoding respiratory chain complex I subunit 1 family protein has translation MFDEVLSVLGIPLMAFAVSTWIPGIQRKIQARIQQRVGPSIAAPGYWALFKFLYKSLKEPVARAPKLYKILPAVSFIVIWTILAMTSLTHFHILSNGLGLIGLLKIEEMVYIIMGSLSSSVMGTRMPFIDECKGSSFLKTVKMTLEQLGAVRAFKLITVGSFPFYVATLIPFIPHKTIYLKEIIGSEFLFTLGGLFGAIAYMIGYIIMVKDYPFSIMHTKADVIEGPTMEYSAKYRALYLSVKELLMITLGSLFATLYLGIAPDITNPITIIENFTIALVFPIITSIVSAYTPVFTFRQLYPVSLFTTVIAFIGVIFALLGI, from the coding sequence ATGTTTGATGAGGTTTTATCAGTTTTAGGAATCCCCCTTATGGCATTTGCCGTTTCCACATGGATTCCAGGAATACAGAGGAAAATTCAGGCAAGAATACAGCAGAGAGTAGGTCCCTCTATAGCAGCTCCCGGATATTGGGCATTGTTTAAGTTTTTATACAAGAGTTTAAAAGAACCAGTGGCGAGAGCTCCTAAGTTATATAAGATTCTACCTGCCGTGAGCTTTATAGTTATTTGGACTATTCTGGCCATGACGTCACTTACTCACTTCCACATACTTTCAAATGGGCTCGGACTTATAGGGCTTTTAAAAATCGAGGAGATGGTCTATATAATTATGGGCTCCCTTTCATCGTCGGTAATGGGGACTAGAATGCCATTTATCGACGAATGCAAAGGAAGTAGCTTTTTAAAAACTGTTAAAATGACGTTGGAACAATTAGGTGCAGTTAGGGCATTTAAATTAATTACTGTAGGTTCATTTCCATTTTATGTGGCTACTTTAATTCCATTCATACCACACAAGACCATATACTTAAAAGAAATCATTGGAAGTGAATTTTTGTTTACTTTAGGCGGTCTTTTTGGAGCAATAGCCTATATGATAGGGTATATTATAATGGTAAAGGATTATCCGTTCTCAATAATGCACACAAAGGCTGACGTTATAGAAGGACCTACAATGGAGTATTCTGCAAAGTATAGGGCATTATATTTGAGTGTTAAAGAGTTACTTATGATAACTCTTGGAAGTCTATTTGCAACACTATACCTTGGAATTGCACCGGATATTACCAATCCAATAACAATTATAGAGAACTTTACGATAGCCCTCGTATTTCCAATAATAACCTCCATTGTAAGTGCCTACACCCCAGTATTTACATTTAGACAGTTATATCCAGTTTCATTATTTACTACTGTAATTGCATTTATTGGAGTCATATTTGCTTTATTGGGAATCTAA
- a CDS encoding molybdopterin molybdotransferase MoeA: MKFVKELIKYNTAKEIVFKKWDEFLKNKFKEEDLLNSLGKVSFEDVYSPADLPMFNKAAMDGYAVRAEDTFGASENNVIILNLVEGDSIDENECVKISTGMKIPEGANAVVMKEYCNEEDDFVEIYSGVHPNENVARIGEDVKRGDLILKKGEVITAYHIAILSSLGIKKVKCYNLSVGIISTGDELIDLDDFNKIEDLEKEGRIINSNSFMLHSLIKETGLTPKIYKGVGDSKKKIKETLEKALEENDVVITTGGTSVGDRDYTIESIKELGEFIFHGVQIRPGKPIGFAKYGPDKKLIFVLSGYPVASAVQYELFVRNYFKPRKSIKLPLKRNLASTLGRTDIVRIKIVEEENKSCVEPLRITGSGVISSMTAADGYVIIDENVEGYEKGELVDVYLF; encoded by the coding sequence ATGAAATTTGTAAAAGAATTAATCAAATATAACACAGCTAAGGAAATAGTATTTAAAAAGTGGGATGAATTTTTAAAGAACAAGTTCAAGGAAGAAGATCTATTGAATTCATTGGGTAAAGTTTCTTTTGAAGATGTTTATTCTCCAGCAGACCTTCCCATGTTTAACAAAGCTGCCATGGACGGGTATGCAGTTAGGGCAGAAGATACATTTGGAGCTTCAGAGAACAACGTAATAATTTTAAATTTGGTCGAAGGAGATTCAATTGATGAAAATGAATGCGTTAAAATATCAACTGGAATGAAAATTCCTGAAGGGGCTAATGCCGTTGTTATGAAAGAATACTGCAACGAAGAAGATGATTTTGTTGAAATTTACAGCGGAGTTCATCCAAATGAAAACGTGGCAAGAATTGGGGAGGATGTTAAAAGAGGAGATTTGATTCTTAAAAAGGGCGAAGTTATTACAGCCTACCACATTGCAATACTCTCTTCCCTCGGTATTAAGAAAGTTAAGTGTTACAATCTAAGCGTGGGAATAATATCAACTGGTGACGAATTAATTGATTTAGATGATTTTAATAAGATAGAAGACCTTGAAAAAGAAGGTAGGATTATAAATTCAAACTCATTTATGCTTCATTCTTTAATAAAAGAAACTGGATTGACCCCAAAAATTTACAAAGGAGTGGGTGATAGCAAGAAAAAAATAAAAGAAACCTTGGAAAAAGCACTTGAAGAGAACGACGTAGTTATAACAACTGGCGGAACTTCTGTAGGGGACAGGGATTACACCATAGAATCAATTAAAGAATTGGGAGAGTTCATATTCCATGGAGTTCAAATACGACCTGGAAAACCAATTGGATTTGCCAAATATGGTCCAGATAAAAAACTTATTTTTGTACTTTCAGGTTATCCTGTAGCTTCAGCTGTTCAATATGAACTATTTGTTAGAAACTACTTCAAACCTAGAAAATCTATAAAATTACCTTTAAAAAGAAACCTTGCTTCCACACTGGGAAGAACCGATATTGTTAGGATCAAAATTGTTGAAGAAGAAAACAAATCCTGTGTAGAACCACTTAGAATAACTGGAAGTGGAGTTATATCATCTATGACTGCAGCAGACGGATATGTAATAATAGATGAAAATGTTGAAGGATACGAGAAAGGAGAATTGGTGGATGTTTATTTGTTTTAA